TTCACGGGCGCCCGCCGCCGTAGGCGTCGTCCGTGGCCAGCGCCCAGATGATGAAGATCGAGACGGCCATGGAGAACAGCGCCCACCACGGCTGGTAGGGCAGGAACAGGAACTGGGCGATGACGTTCAGGGAGGCGAGCGCGATACCGGCGACCCGGCCCCACTCGGCGCCCTTGAGGATGCCGTAGCCCGCGATGGCGACGACGATGCCGAGGATGAGGTGGATCCAGCCCCACGTCGTCAGGTTGAACTTGAAGACGTAGTCGCCGACCCGGGTGTAGACGTCGTCCTCGGCGATGCCGGCGATGCCCTGGAAGACGTCCATGATGCCGGTGACCAGCATGAGGACACCGGCGAAGAGGGTGCCTCCGGCGGCCCAGCCGCCGCCGGCGCCCGAGGTCTTGTTCTGCGGTGGTGCGGTGTTCTGGCTCATGGACCCATCGTCGGAGCGCCCGCCCTCCCGCGAACCTTCAGTTGAGCCGTTCGGGTGAGGGCGACGCCCGCGGCGGTCGGCTCCGGCCGGCACTTGCCCCTCATATCCTGGATGATTAATATCCAGGATATGAGGATGAACGAGGGCGTCGAGTGGGCGCTGCACAGCTGCCTCAACCTCGCCTGGATCGGCGGGGACCGGGCGGTCACGGCGGCGCGGCTCGCCGCGTACCACGAGCTGCCCGCGGCCTATCTGAACAAGCAGCTCCAGGCGCTCGTCCGGGCCGGCATCCTCGGCTCGGTCTCCGGCCCCAAGGGCGGCTTCCGGCTGGCCAGGTCGCTGGACCGGATCACCCTCATGGACGTGGTGACGGCGATCGAGGGCCCCGACGAGGCCTTCCGCTGCACCGAGATCCGCGGCCAGGGACCGGGTGCCGCCGGCCCGCCCTCCGCCGAGTGCGCCATCGCGGGCGCGATGGGCCGGGCCGAGCTG
The DNA window shown above is from Streptomyces showdoensis and carries:
- a CDS encoding RrF2 family transcriptional regulator; translation: MNEGVEWALHSCLNLAWIGGDRAVTAARLAAYHELPAAYLNKQLQALVRAGILGSVSGPKGGFRLARSLDRITLMDVVTAIEGPDEAFRCTEIRGQGPGAAGPPSAECAIAGAMGRAELAWRRELAGRTLDDVRLQAERQAPGAPDRIRRWLATAG
- a CDS encoding DUF7144 family membrane protein; the encoded protein is MSQNTAPPQNKTSGAGGGWAAGGTLFAGVLMLVTGIMDVFQGIAGIAEDDVYTRVGDYVFKFNLTTWGWIHLILGIVVAIAGYGILKGAEWGRVAGIALASLNVIAQFLFLPYQPWWALFSMAVSIFIIWALATDDAYGGGRP